TATCTTACTGACAGTAGAGTCTAATTACATTTCACATTTTCCAGTAAGGGTTATAGTTTAATTTAGTAGTGTATATTTGAACTGTAAACTTCAGTTTACCaactaatgttttaaaattgagattttaacttttttgtcAAAAATACAACATGTTGAATTTCCTTAGCTACAGCCTCCAGTGCTCGGTTTATTAGAGCTGTTTCTGAACTAGAACTTTTAGGATTTATAAAACCTACCAAACAAAAGACTGACCACGTGGCAAGGCTAACATGGGGAGGCTGCTAGAAAGCAAATGAGTGAAGCCAGAAGGATAACAgcttaagagaaaaaggaggcCAGGGGCACTTACACATCACTGAGGAAGAGGAATGTGCAATCCCTATGTGATGTTTAAATAGAAAAGTCAACTGCTTACCCCACAGAGGACTCTATCAAAACACCTTGGGAGTACTTTAGACTCCAGCAAATAACACGGTGCCATTGTAACGTTCTGTCAGAGTGTCACTGTTATTTTCAAAGCCATTAAGGAATTATAAACAAATTGTTCTTAAACAGGTATGATGTATAAGTGTAACAATTCCTTTGTCTAGGAGTATCAGTAATCTGCAGTTTATTTAACTGTACTTGTTCCTGCTCCCCCATTTCTTGCACTGGCGTTCCTCACTTTAGTAAACGAGGTGATAAGATGAATATTCTGCCGGCTTATTTCTCCTGGTGACTGCATAGGTTCTAAAACCGCCTCtgctgccccatttcctggccttACAACTTTAAAAGCCCTGAGTTGTTTGGCTTTATGCTTAAAGGCAGTGAAGATTCTACCTCAGGATGACCCGTCATGGAGTCTGAGAGCCTCTAAGGCCTTCTCAGATCACATCAACCGTATCAAAACCCAGATGAATAAAGTAAGGCTCAGGTGGAATGACATCTGAATCTCTTCCATGACAGCAACTATTCAATACGATGAAACAAACCTCAAGTTCATTATTTAATGTTCTATTTCCAAGAGAATTCTGGGATGTGTCTTCAGATATACTCAATCACATATCAAAATTACCATGCAAATATgaccaggaggggaaaaaaagtccaaATTCAGTAAAGACCATTTTGGTCGCAAATCTTAGAACTATGTACtggcgcgtgtgtgtgtgtgtgtgtgcgcactcTCTGAGGACAAATTTAAtgtataattgttttaaaatttaatatataatttaaaccTCATTAATTCTGGAGTGTAAAGGAGATATGAGTACAGAGGGCATCTAAGCAGGCTCTTCCCCGCCTCCCACTCCAAAAACTGAAAGTGCTTGATGAAATACATCCCAAAAACTACTTGTCAGAATGTTGCCAGGGTTAGAAAGAAAGGTAAATCCCAAGGTACGAGAAAGAATCAACTGCAAGCCAGAGCAGAAAGTGTCTAGCCCTACAAAGCTTTGAGAGAGACAATTACCAGAGCAGCATGTTAGGATTGACTAAATGCCTTATCATCCTCATCTAAAAGATGCCAGGATTCCTTATTCAGCAGAATTTAAACACACGTACATGTGCACAAAAGGCTGTCAACTTGGAAATGAAggaatttatatgtaaacacaaaTACCACCACCATGAGGAAGAAACTGGACAAATATAAGAGGCTTTTGACACTTCGtgtccaaaaaaacccaaaaaactttaACATGTGTTAAAGACACAGCCTCTGTGGGGTCCCTCAGTGAGGACACGGAGCCGAGCTCTGCTAAATGGACATGATCAGAGCTAAGAAGGTTCCTATTACTGAAGTCTTCCATGATTTATCTTCACAGCAACTATTTTTCCCTCAGTATTCTCTGTAGTCATTCCCCTCCAATCAGATGCGCCCTCAATCATGTTTCATTTTTGACTAAGTTAGTACAATCTAGGGAGAGAATGTGTGGATGATTAAGGACTTCCCATGTGTTGTCTGAGCGAGGCCGTCCGCAGTGGGGTTTCCCAGCACTCCACGTCTTACTAACTGGAAGACACCGTCAGTGTCTACAATGAGATTTCCTCCTGCTGTCAGCGTGGTGCAGGTGAGTACCAGGTATAATCGTGTTTAGAAACCATTTCTTTCAACAACAGACTCATACAGCAAAATGCTTACACTGTAAGGTAGAGGAACTGGCCTCACAGACCAGCAGGTAgtcctgcttccttttttttttcccttttgctagGCCCTTAGTTGAAGTCAGCCTACCTAAATGCATGTCATGCATGCACTGAATCACTTTGATCTTCCTTACTTCTTAAAGATTAGGTAAGAGAGTAGCAGGCTAGAAACTGCCCTATTTTCAGTGAATATCCccccaaaaactataaaattaaaacatgcaCTGCATCTGTGGTGGCCATTAATGGAGCACAAAACCCTCAAGCCAGCATGTGAAGTGTCAACTGAATTGTGTCCATTCTTTAATACAGTAAAACCTCAATCAGAATACCTTACAAATGGGATATTCTGATGCACTAAATCTTGTGTTTAATGAAATGCTAATCTGAAAACCCTGAAGTAGTTTGAAATTTGTTCAAAAACTTGAGTGTGTACCACGCACCAGACATtgttccagacactgtgacacTTCAGTGAACACCGATCTCCGCCCTCACTGCGTTCTAGTAAAGGCAGTGGAACAGTTAATTATgttacaggggaaaaaagaaaagaaaaactaaaaccaGCAAAAAGAAGCAAGATGTCATGCTGCTTTTAATTTTAGACAGTGGTCAGGACAGGCCTGATAATGACGTTTGAACAAAAAGATTTAGCCATGAAGTTTTGTAGGAAAAATGCACTGTAGGCAGAGAACAGCAGTGACAAAGGTCCTAAGGGCAGGACTATGTGAGCTGTACTGGGGAACGGCAGAGGGGGCCAGTGTGGGGATGCGTGGAGTTGAGCAAGAAGGAAACTCAAAACTgagtgaggtggggtggggtggagtgcaGGTGAGTCACGGCCCCACAGACCGGTAAGGCCTTTAACTCTGATAGGTAAGGAGTCATCAAAATAGAAGACTTAGCCCTTTAAAGGCTCACTCTGACTGCTACTAGAATAGACTAGAATAGGTGAGGAAACAAATGAGGCAAAACAAAGAGCAGTTAGGAAGGAGGTCACTGAAATCATCcggacaaagaaataaaataccttCGATGAGGGAAACAGAGACAGTGAGATCTTAGAACCAAGGTTAGATGAAGAACCCGAGGAATTGAAGGCTGTTTTTTGGCTGAGAAACTAAAGGAATAGAAATGCCATTAACTAATTGAGGAAAGgttttaagaagcaaaaatagttTGGTTTTGGGTGTAAGTTTTGATACCTCTTAGATCTTCACATGGAAATGTCACACAGAGAGGCAACTATAACCTGTCTTTAGGATTAGTGAGATAACCAAAGTGAGTATGACCAGAGGAGGCAAGGAGCCCAAGGTTGAACTCCAAGCATGTTTTAAAGTTCAGAAGACTAGACCAgcagcaccaaaaaaaaaaaaaaaaaaaaaagcaattatgtAGAAGAACCAGATAGACTGAGGAGCAGCAGCCAATAAAGGGAGGAAAATCTTGCAGGCCAACTGAACAGTGTTTCAAGGTCAAATGTTGATTAGATTTGGTGGTGTGGAAAATACTGGTGACTAAGTGGCTGGGTAGTGAAAACAAAGCCTGACAGGCATCACCTGTCAGATGAACGATCATTAGCCCTGGGAAAGCCATACTTTGTGTGATACATCACAGAGACCACAGCACATCTCATGCTCTTGCACAAAAGGTTTAAGCTGAAACTAATACTTTAGACCTAACTTCTAGTTTACAGGAAGTTCAAAGGGATAGAAGAGTTATGGTATCGCAAAGAAACATACAGTAAGACAAGAGGCCTAGCTGTTCCAGAAAGTCAGAATCTTGTTTGAATCCCgctttagggagaaaaaaagcttCAAGAGACATTTTGGGGACAAATGCGATCTGAATATGGACTGGATGTTAAATGAGGGAAGCGTTCCTTTAAGTGGGATAATGGTATCGAAGTTGTGTAGGAGAACCACCTTATTCTTAGGAGACGCATCATGTGTACGTTCTTTGaagcaattaaaatatataaaaagcaaataCAGCCACATAATTGTTCACTTTAAGTGGATTGTTGGACTGTTCATTTCGgcttttctgttttgatttttcccTAATAAAACTTAGCAACAAAATTATGGGAGGAAGACGAAGTttagaaaatttttaagttttgctttaAAGGTTATAGAACAGAAGAATAGGGTAGTACAGAAGGATTACTGGTTTAAAAGACGACGGCATGTTCATTATGCTCATGGGCATGATCTAGTAGAAAGAAAACGGATGCAGGCGAGGGCTGCTGGCACTGTGTTCAAGTGAGACGGGGTTCGGAGCTAATGCTCCTTACCCAGGGCAAGTGCAGGAGCAGAGAACTGCTGGAGCCGTATCTGAGGAGACAGGGACAGGCTCGTTAGGTGCTTTAGCAGAATGTTTACTTACAAATACCAGGTACTGTATCATTTTGAAATAAGGGAGTCAGGAGAACCCAGATAAGGCAACTACAGTCATTTCAAACCCTAGCAGTTTGGACCAGCTGGGGAGCATTACTAAACAGACTCCAGCAGCCTTCCCTCCCGTCTTCTGAAGCAGTCTCTTGGGGTAGAACCTGGGGAAGTGCTCCAGTTAATACTGCTGATGCAATAAATGTCTCGTTTGGAACCCGTTTTCTTTAGGGATGTAAGTCCTTGCCAGAGGCCGAAGATAGCTTTAGTGTTTTAAACCCTTTTTCCAGATTGCCTGTGTCTGTTTTAACAGAGAATCACACCTAGTGATGCTCTTGTTAATAGTGATTTAATGAACACATTACAGTAACCGAGGCACAGCACCACACCCGCACTGCTTTTTACTATAAAAAGAGTAAGATGACTGTCTGTTAGCACTAAATTCTGTAGGTGCTTACTGGAAGCAATTTCAGGGAACTTTGGGAGCTCAAAGTGTGGCTGGTATTTGGACTAATCACCACCTACTGGGTCCATCTAATTATAACTAATTTCAAGAAGCTGCCCACACTTTTTACCTTCTGAAACTACCTCACACATTACCTGAAGTCAGTAAGCAGCAGATCAGCTAGGACATCTTTTGGGTAGGGTGATATGCATAAATTTGGCTGTGGGGGAAATTTTATTGATCAAAGTGAAGTccagaatttatttattaacaaacatttattacttGTGGCTCCATTCAGACTGCCAGCactgattttccttttctcttgccctCCAGGTATAAAAACTGCTCTTTTATAAACTTAAATCTACATGAAAATTCACACACGCTTATTACTTAAAAGAATGTTCAACATTTTAGGGTTTAAGAAGAGAGAACAATTTGCATTCACTCTACCCATACTCCTCCACATTTTAACGTACTGCTTGCATTCTAAAACACTAGCCCACCctaccagtggttctcagctggggaCTGTTTCCTTCCTCGACCCCAGACACTTTTGACAGTATCTAGAGgcacatttttggttgtcatcaCTGGGggagatgctactggcatctagtggtagaggccagagatgctgctaaacagccTATAGTGCACATGACAGCCTTGGCCCAAACTGTCAGTAATGCTGAGGTTGTCTGCATTGTCCATTAAAACCGGGCAGAATTATATCCACCTTGTTTGTGGCCACCCTGCACTATCCCTGTGTCTAAAACACTTAATGGGCACATGAATTACCTGAGGCTCTTGTGAAAGCCCTATACCACCTTTGTTTCAAAGAATTGGTGAAATATAATCACCACAGttaaaaagggggggtggggaatcCTTTTTCTGTCTTCCACTAATTAGGTCAATTATAAATGTTCCAGTGTATTTATAACTTAATTATGCCGAAGTGGTTTTTGCTCACTTCATTATAGAAAAGCTGTGTTTGGAAAGAAAGCATGTGTGGAGAGGAGTTAAATGTACTGAATCATGCTTTCATATATtgtcttaaaaaaataacaaaacctgGATTGTACTGGTTGAGGCAAAAACTCTATAGCTATTTAAAACTGACTTATTATTTAACATCCTGTCATGCAGTCAGTCAGAACAGAAACAATTTGGAGTTAGAACTCAGTTTTTGAAAATAGCACTCAAATCTTAGGTTATTTGGTATGTTAAAAGACTGATTCTGAAATCTTATCAGAAAATTAACTTCAGTGATTCCTGGAAGATGCTTACATTTAAAACACTGGCTTTATTCAAATACTACCCACCTGTACATTAAAAACAAGCAGATTAGAAGTAAATGTTTTATTCTTCCAACTAAATTCCAGTACTACAAGGGCAGTAAAACAATGatacactgggggaaaaaaatgtagcaATAAACACTTGTTAAAAAGACtgatagaataaataaaaactaccaaaaaaaaaaaataaggaaatcataTAAACCCATTCTGGACAACCCCAAGAAGTCCTGGAATACAAAAATGCCCTCCTCCTCCACTATTTCACAGGAAGCACTGTAGGCTATTTGCTTAAAAATGTCCTGGAATTAACATTCTAAATTATTAATAACTGGTTACAGCTTGGTTGTAGTGCACAATTAAAATCACACTAACTTCATCTGAAGTGTCATTCTACAGTTTTATTTACACAACCGGTGAAGGGCACGTTCTTAGAATACCAGCTTTAATCCTTTTCAGACATTAATATAAGAAGCCAAATTGTAATGATACAGCAAATGAGGCCACTGGCATTAATACAAGTAGCAAAAGTCCACATCCGGGTGGCACTGACATCAGGGAAGTTTCCAAAACCGGTTGCTGCCTAAGAGTGGTTGCCACTGACGAAAGCTTGAAATAACCTGTATTCACAGGGGGGTATTGGCATTGCTGCATGTCATAATTGGGACCTCTTGCAACAACTCAACAAGGAACGAGGCAGCCCATAAATGCAGAAaacgtgattcatgaaacatctaaagggagagaaaagggaaattaGTGCAAAGTCCAGGTCAGAATTTAAGTACATGCTGGATCCTCATTCCTAATATATTGCCCTAGGTATTAAGTAACCAGAAGTAAGCCTCAGTGAAGttttgctgcctgtttcctccaaATGTTTGCTCCATGATTTTGTTAAATTCTCTTCTTGGGTGTGAAGATAATTAAAGTAAGTGTCTTCTCCTTAAAAGACTGTCTCATCTTCAgctcaaaaatgaaatacttacaaCTAGCAGGCTGTTCTCCATATCGTCGCATTATTTGATCATGCGTAAACTTCACAAATGCATCATATTGTTCTATAAATAAAGGTACATGTGAATTACATGTTTTGAAAAAAACGCCCCATTCTCTAATATATTACAGCCAGAGAAACTgaaaactcacacacacacacacacacacacacacacatatatatatatatataaaaataaattctaagttAAAACTTAATCAGATATATAACCTCAGTAATAGCATATCAGATGGAAAGAGCACAGAGCTTAGTCAGGAAACCTGCATTAGTTCATATCACACAACCTCATGTATAGGCTGGGTAGGGTTTATTGcttaatgtattaaaaataagtcTTGAAATAAAAAGAGATCTTTCTCTGAAAGTTTATTGTAAGTGGTCTATGAATGGCAACTTACTGCAGTGACGAAGTAGGACAACAGAAGCCTAAATATATGATACGTCCAAAAATATTACCTGTAACCTAATCAGATGCCACAGAAAAAGATGTTATGTAACTAAGCAAATTCTCTCACGTCTATTAGCATCTTGATTTAACAAGAAGCTTACAATATCAATATCCAGCAAAATCTATGGCTTAAAAATCGGGAGGGGGAATGATTAAGTTACCATCCATAGTAAGTTTTATTTATTGCACTTAAATTATCAaattttatggggaaaaaaattatgtaCACAGTGCCACCTAGATTATTTCATGTGTCCAGACTGGTGGTGAAGTTATTGTGAACAATACAAAGTCAAAAAACCCACAACCAAATTGAGGTAAACAAAGTCAAGCACAGGGTGTATCAAAAGAAAAATCCAGGTCCCTAATACTGCTGCTGATCTACATGGCTAACAAATGCTATTAAAGGTCACTAAGGAGGGCCATGAGCTATAGGAaagttcatttcctttttctgaatTGAAATTCTCAACTTCTTAGAAAGTACCCTACACCAGGGTATAGAAAGGGAAATCTAACTGACATGAAGTGTACGTGGGAAAGAATGCATTTCTTAGCTTGGGTTTCTGAGAGACTCTAGAACTCATCTCGTACCTGCAAGTTTTGTGTTCAATATTTCTTCATACTCTTCTCGAACTTTCTCTTCACGTTCTTTCAATAAACGCTCACAGATCATCCCAACCTGCCGTAGAGTGAATAAgggctgttctttttttaatggtgagGATGCTGCTGATGGAGTCCCTATGCACaacatgaacaacaacaaaacaccagATTTAGAGCTATCACAGAAAGCATCATCTAACTGACGTTTTATCTGAATCTTTTCAACGCTCATATAAAAGCATTTTCCGTATCAGTTTTTAGCACAGTATTTCCCAAGTAGTCTTAAAACAGGTTTAATCCTATCAGCTTATGATTTTGGGAAAACACAGCAAGATGCAGGCAATCATACAGGGGGAAAAGTCTGAAGGTGAGTGGAGAGAACAAGATAGAAACAAAACTTAacagaagttttgtttttaaattaatgataCTAGCTAGGACAGACTCTGTAAAAAGAAATACTGAGAACATAGTCCTAATATTCAGCGTTAAATTTTATGGTTCAGCCTCCTTAAAGATTACGTAATAGCCATTTAGTGATATGTAATGCATGATATAAAAGATTTCCTTAGAATGCGTATTACTTAAGGCACTTTGATTTCCCAAAAACATCATTCTGTTCTTGAAAATAACATCTGAAATTCATCTTTCTGAGAATTCAGGATTATGATGCCATCCATGATAACACTGCTACATCCTATACACAGATTTGCTATCAATTGTTTGTCCAGCTCTGTTCATCTATCTGCTCCAGTTCCTTTTTTTTACTTGCTCCTTGTAACCTGCATGGCTGGGACAATTTAACTAATGTTTGAACTGTGTCTATCGACAAGCCGTAACTGTATACTGCTAGGTAAGAATAAAGTATACCAACGTTAGCCCACAGCTACTGAACTAAGGCTGTCtttatttactttcaaatttgctTTGTTAGCTGCCAGTTAACTGAGGTTGTACAAAGTAAACTGACAAATGATGATGAGCTTGCCTTCTTGCTGATACGGTCTCTACCTTCACCCCCCTTCCCAAGTTTCACTTCCTATACTTGGCCCTCCAAATCGGCAGTACTGCAGAATTTAGTTTTGAACAATTTCACATTTCCTAATTTTATTTGACTGGTTTATAGCCTTTGAAATGTTTTGTTATCCTGCCCAGTTTTCCTATCCCTgttgggaggggaagggaaggcaggcaggcaactACTGTCACGAGAACTGTTTAGCTGAGAACTTTACTGAAGGCAAGAGCCACTTTTGATGGCTCTTCTTCAGTAAGAAGTTTTACTTCACTTCAAATAGCACTCTTTTTAtaccttaaggaaaaaaaaaatatgtatttacaaaCTATTCTCTCCAACCGAAGGTAGGTAAAAACAGATACAGGATCAAAATAATCCACACTTAGGAATCTATCCTAAAAGACAAGTGTGTGAGTATATGCTCAGGGACATACCTAATAGAGAAGCATGTggctgtatatatgtatatgtttttaatggaggctACAAATCATAGCACTTATGGGGACATCCACTTAGGGGATATAATATACAGGTGGTTGTCTTTGAGTCATGGGAATCCAGGTGGCGACTACTTATTTtgtatcctatttttaaaagatcggCATTActtgtatgttttttaaaaatcaaggggAGAAATAGGAGCTTGAGTGACTAAAGGCAACTTGGATTACTTTTCCCGTGCTAGGAAACATTTCCTTTCACCTATTAAGTGTATCATTACCTGGTGAAGCTGGTCCGCTGAGGAGAAATGCATGTGGCTGTGCATCAGAAGTACAACATGGATCTGTCTGTTGGAAACTAGTTTCTAAATGTCTTCTCTTCTGCATACGCTTATACTCTTGCTTTATGTTGTACAGAATttgttctaaaagaaaaaagtaaaaatttggcAAGATAAAACtttcaagttaaaaaacaaaattaggtTGGGTTTCCAACAATTAATTACTAGAACCAATCTACCAAAAATACTCTCTTCAAATAGCTAGAAAACGTACGTCTGGGAGGAGTTAAGTTTCAGCACAGTGGGGACACCGATTCAGAAATAGCACATACACACTACTTGGAATTCAGCTACTCCACAATACCTTTCTTTCTGAGCGCTGATTAGCACAAACTAAGTTTTTCATTCAACATAAAGATAAGGGAGTCTGTAAATTGAAACACATATTTTACTCAGATTCTTAAGAGTACCCAATTCAAAGGTCATTTATGCATCACACACGGAACTATTTAACAGGCTTTTCCCAAGACCATAAATAATTAGAAGCAGGGAGAACTATGTAAATACAGGCACATACCAGTGAGAGATGACAGTAGTAGGTCAGCAATAATGACAGAGTAGATGCAAAGTAAAAAATCATCATACATTAAATGGCCGTTGCCATTAATAGTAAGCTCAACAGAACCTATGAATATAACAGCATTAACAGCAAAGTGTTCTGAATCTTGAGGTTAAAAACCCATGTAATGTGACTGGTATGTAACAGATACTCAGTAAGTTTAAGAATCACTATACCACAGTCCCATTATTTTCAACCACAACCATCGAAACATATCAAACTATCAAACATACCGTTTAGGCCAGTATGATCCATTTTAGAAGATTCCTAATTCAAAATAGTTACCATTTAGCCTCTTCAGAAAATCCCTTAGGTTTCCACTCCCTTCCAAACAGACTTTCTCACCACTACCACAGCTCCTAAATTAATAGGTTATCCATGTGAAACTATATCCCAAGAAGTTTATTAAGCCCAAtccaaagcaaaattaaacaaaaactaaGTTAAGGTGGCAACAGGcaataaaatgaatcataaatatAATGGAGTATAACTTTAACAATTCTACAATgatgcaatttaaaaatgaactgaaaCTCAACTGAAGGCTAAAGATTTATACAAGATGAACTTTGAGGGCTTTTGAGAAAGAGACTCTGAGGGGGCATCTATCAGTCCCTTAAACATTTAGATTATGCCAGTTTCATTACTATAACTAaaaatcaattttgaaaaaaattgtaaaggATATCTAGTGAAGATTCTTTATGTAAATTTTGGGTGTAAACAAATCTGTTTTACAAATATATGAATGTGCAGTTACAAAATCAAACACTGGAATGATTAACCTCAGGATGGTTGTGTGAGCAGTGCTTTAGCTGTATTTAACATTTTTCAGAATGCTAACATTTGTTTATATTAAACATGgtcattttcagttcttttcatttatttgaaactgtaatttaaaaacaaagttaccaGTGTGAAATAAAATGGCTGTCTACTGAACAGTTAAGCACACTGATAGAGATGGGCTTCCTAAGATTTCAGAGGTGTCCAATAAAACTAGTGCAGCATCTTATACCAACCAGGTCAGGCACACatatccttattttttaaataacagaactCTTTCAGTAGCAATAttctaaaaagttttaaaagtaatgATGCTTGATCTCATAGCAAGCTTcactcatttatcattttttgttCAAAGCTATCATCATCCTGATCAAAAGTGCCAAAGCATCCTGAAGTTTATTCACAACCAAAGACTTCAAATATGCTTGCACAAAGTAACGTGACCTTGACCTCTTTTGTGT
This sequence is a window from Vicugna pacos chromosome 8, VicPac4, whole genome shotgun sequence. Protein-coding genes within it:
- the AKIRIN2 gene encoding akirin-2, with amino-acid sequence MACGATLKRTLDFDPLLSPASPKRRRCAPLSAPTSAAASPSSAAAATAASFSAAAASPQKYLRMEPSPFGDVSSRLTTEQILYNIKQEYKRMQKRRHLETSFQQTDPCCTSDAQPHAFLLSGPASPGTPSAASSPLKKEQPLFTLRQVGMICERLLKEREEKVREEYEEILNTKLAEQYDAFVKFTHDQIMRRYGEQPASYVS